The genomic interval GGAAGTAGAAGGACGGGAACTGAAGGTTTTAATGACGCTACTTCTTACAATGCATATGCTTTTTTTACATCCATCGAAAAAAAGCTAAATGATAAAAGTAGTATTAATTTTACAGGGATTTTTACACCAAATAAAAGAGGGAAATCATCACCAAACACACAAGAAGTATTCGATTTAAAAGGAATAAAATACAATGATTATTGGGGTTTTTTAAATGGAAAGAAGGTAAATTCTAGAATTAAAGAAGTTAGCGAGCCTATTTTAATGCTAAACCATTATTGGAATATTTCTGAAAAGACGGCCATAAATACTAATGTGTCGTATCAGTTTGGGAAGATTGGTAATAGTAGAATTGATTACAATGGAGGTGCTAATCCGAGTGCTGCTTATTATCAAAATTTACCTAGTTATTTTTTAAGATATGATGATTTTGAAGGAGCCTATGATGCAGAAAATAATTTTGTAAATGACGGACAGATAAATTGGAATCGGGTTTTTGACGCAAATAGAACGAACAATAATGTGGGATTACAAAATGCCTATGTTTTGTATGAAGATAGAAATGACGACAAACAATTTACTATAAATACCATTTTAAATACAGAGGTAAATGATCATATTTCTATCAACGGAAAAGTTGAGTACAAAAAATTACATTCTCATAATTTTGCAAGCGTTATCGATTTATTAGGCGGTGATACATATTTGGATATCGATCCTTTTGGCTCCACTGAAGAAGAGAAACAAAACGACCTTTTAAATCCGAATAGAATAGTAGGGGAAGGAGATGAATTTAAGTATAACTTCAATTTAAATTCTACTATTATTTCTGCTTTTACACAAGCTCAATTTAGATACAATAAATTAGACTTTTATGCTGCTATCAAAGTTTCTAACACAGCACATCAGCGAGAGGGTTTGTATAAAAATGGTAGTTTTTCTGAGAATTCTTTAGGAATGTCTGAAGCACAAAAATTCATGAATTATGGTTTTAAAACAGGAGTAACATATAAAATTACAGGTCGGCATTTAGTCGATATAAATGCAGCATATATAACCACTGCGCCTACCACTAGAAATACGTTTTCTAACTCTAGAGAAAATAATAATGTGGTTTTAGATTTACAAAGTGAAAAAACGCTTTCTACAGATGTTAGTTATGTATATAGAAGTCCGATTATTACCTCTAAAGTTACGGCTTACTATACATCTGTAAAAGATGCAACAGAGATTTCTTTTTATTTTGCAGATGGTGTTGGAGGAGATAATACGGCTTTTGTACAAGAAATTTTAAGCGGAATTAGTAAAAAACATATGGGGTTAGAATTGGGTTTGGAAGCTCAAGTTACAGCTAGCTTAAATTTAAAAGGAGCCGCTGCTATTGGTCAGTTTACGTATGGTAACAACCCTAATTTATATTTAACAACTGAAGCAGATAATGAATCTTTAGTCGCTGGTTTTGTAAACGGATTTAAAGATTTTGGAACCACAAATCTTAAGAATTACAAATTAGCTGCCGGACCTCAAAATGCATATTCCGTGGGTTTTGAATACCGAGATCCTTCGTACTGGTGGGGCGGAGCAACACTTAACTTTTTTAGCAACACCTTTATAGATATTTCGCCTTTAAATAGGTCTCAAAATTTTTATTTAGATGATGACGGATTGCCCTTTTTAGAATATGATACTGAAATAGCTCAAGGACTTTTAAAGCAAGAGAAATTCGATAGTTATTCTGTCGTAAACTTAGTGGGAGGGAAATCTTTTCTTATTAATGGTTATTACATTAGTTTTTTTGCAACGGTAAATAATTTATTGAATAAAACTTATAAATCTGGCGGTTTTGAACAAGGAAGAAATGCAAATTACAGACAATTATTAGAAGATAAATCTCTAGACAAACCTGTTTTTGGAAATAAATACTGGTATGGTAGAGGTGCAACTTATTTTATGAATGTAAGTGTGTCATTTTAACAAAAAGAAAAATAGAAAGATGAAAAAGAAAAGAATAATCACAATAGTTTTGGCGCTAATAACAAGTATTTCTTTTGTAACTTGTATAGAAGATGCCGATTTTAAGGTGCCAGAAAGTTTAGGGAATGAAGAAAATGAAGCTGTAAGTAAGATAATAGATAGTATTTCTTCTGGCACTCTTCAATTAAAAACCATAAAACAACTAAAGGAATTGTATATAATTGGTAATGATCCCTTAGAAATTGTTTCCGATATAGTTGTTAAAGGCTATGTTGTTTCATCAGATAAGTCAGGAAATTTCTATAAAGAATTTTACATGCAAGATACTCCAGAAAATCCAACAGCAGGTATAAGAGTTGCCTTGAATTTAAGTAATAGTTATAATAAATTTAATATTGGTAGAGAGGTTTACATCCGTTTAAAGGGTTTGTATGTTGGCGAAACAAATTCTGGAGATGGTAATATTACCATTGGTGGAAAAATAAGTACTACAGATCTTACTGAAATTGAAAATGTAACTACCAATCAAATTCCAAATCATATTTATAGAACAGAAATTACAGAAGACATTATTCCAAAATTAATTCCATTTGGAGGGATTAATGCCTCTAATATTGGGACTTTTATTATGCTAGAAAACGTTTTTTTCGATGCCAAATTATTAGGGAAATCTTATGTAGATCCAAAAGAAGATTTTGATACACAACGTAAAATTAAAACTTGTTTAGGGTTGGGGTATGATGAATTATTGGTAGAAACGAGTTCTTTCTCTCGTTTTTCAAACGAAACTTTGCCAGAAAAAGCAGGTACTATAAACGCGGTTGTTTCTAAAGATTATGGTGGAGATTTAATGGTGCTTGTTTTAAATGATACCAATGATGTTACTATGATTGATGAAAGGTGCATACCGTTAACTGCGGAAGAATATTCGACAATTTTGTTGGAAGAAAACTTTGATAATGAGTCTGGAGATATTGATGTTTTAAATTGGATTAACTTCAGAGAAGAAGGGACGAAATCATGGAGGTCTTATACGGATACTTATGCGCAAAGTAAAGCAGCTAGAGTTAATTCGATCAATTCTGGAGATGAAAGTACCATTACTTGGTTAATTACTAGCGGAATTAATTTAGACAATACATCTCAAGAGTTTTTATCTTTTGAAACTTCTAATAGTTTTGGAAATGGAAGTGAGTTACAAGTTTTAATTTCTACAGATTTTAATGGAAAGGAAAACAATATAAATACTGCAATTTGGACAGTCTTACCTGCAAAAATTGTTTCTGATGGAGAGAATTATAAAAATTGGGTGCATTCTACTTATATCGATTTATCTGCTTTTTCCGGTATTGCTTTTATCGCTTTTAAATATACAGGTAATGGAAATGTAAATTTTAATGGAACTTATGAGTTGGATAATGTAATAATAAATGCAAAAGAATGATGCGTTTTTTTGATTTAGAAAAATTAAGAAGTTTTCTTATTTTTACACTATGGATAAAATAGAACACATTGGTATTGCTGTAAAGGACTTAGACAAATCGAATGCGTTGTATGCTTCTTTGTTTGGAAAACCACATTATAAAACAGAAGAAGTAGTATCCGAAGGAGTAAAAACTTCTTTTTTTCAATCAGGACCTAATAAAATAGAATTATTAGAAGCTACAAACCCCGAAAGTCCAATTGCTAAATTTATAGAAAAGAAAGGCGAAGGAATTCATCATATTGCTTTTGCGGTTTCAGATATTAAAGCAGAGATAAAAAGACTCGAAAATGAAGGTTTTATTGTTTTAAATAAGGAACCAAAAAAAGGAGCAGATAATAAATTAGTTGCTTTTTTGCATCCAAAATCTACCAACGGGGTTCTTATTGAGTTGTGTCAAGAAATAGATTAGTTAAAATACTGCTAACATTTACGGTAACTGCATTCTAATTATTATCTTGCAGGCTTAAAAAAATTCTATAATATGTCTTCTAAATTTGATGCTTATCAAAAACGACGACTGCTATCTTCTTACTTATCAGTAGTAGTAAGTATAGCCTTAGTGCTTTTTATGGTCGGTATTTTAGGGTTAATTTTGTTGAAATCTACCTTTGTTGCCAATAAAGTAAAAGAAAAAGTAGCGATAACTTTGTTCTTAAAAGATAATGTTTCTACTAAAAATAGAAACAGTTTTAAAGATTCTTTATTAGAAGAAGAGTTTACAAGAACAATTATTTATACCAGTAAAGAAAAAGCAGCCAAAATTTATAGTGAAGAAATTGGTGAAGACTTTTTAGAATTCTTAGGTGAAAATCCGTTAAAAAACGGAATAGACATCTACTTAAAAGCAGCTTATGTAACACCAGAAAAAATGCAAGAGTTAGAAGAAAGATTTCTTAAAAATGCTTTTGTTTCTGATGTTTCTTATGATAAACCTTTAATTAATTTATTAACAAAAAACATAAAACGAATTAGCTTTTGGCTATTGGTGGTTTGTGGTTTCTTTGGTTTAATAGCAATGATTTTAATAAATAGTTCTATAAGATTGTCTATTTACTCTAAGAGATTTAATATTAAAACCATGCAAATGGTAGGTGCTACCAAGGGTTTTATTAGAAGACCTTTTATTTGGCAAAGTATTAAATTGGGTATTTTAGGGGCTCTTTTAGCGCTTGTAGCATTGGGCGTTATTATTTATTATGTAGATCAATTTGCACCTAGTTTACATCTAATTAAAGACTACGTTACCTTAGGATATTTAGTTGGCGGTGTTTTAATATCAGCCTTTTTAATTACTTGGATCAGTACTTACTTCGCAACACAACGTTTTTTAAACTTACAAACAGACGAACTTTATTATTAATACAATGACAAACGAAAATACAGAACAACCAGTTTTTTTATTTGGTAAAAGAAATTATACTTTTATGATTATTGGACTCATCGTTATTGCAATGGGTTTTATATTTATGGCAGGTGGCGGAAGTGACGATCCAGAGTTTTTTAATGAAGAAATCTACAATTGGCAACGCATTCGTTTAGCGCCAACATTAGTAATTATAGGTTTAGGAATTGAAATTTATGCTATTTTAGCAAATCCAAAAAAATAATAATGGATATATTAGAAGCAATAATCTTAGGTGTTATACAAGGATTAACAGAGTTTTTACCAGTTTCCTCAAGTGGTCATTTAGAATTGGCTAAGGTAATTTTAGGAGATACTTCTGTACCGGAAGAAAGTTTAACCTTTACAGTGGTTTTACACTTTGCTACAGCACTAAGTACTTTGGTTATTTTTAGAAAAGAAGTAGCAGAAATTTTTAAAGGATTGTTTCAATTTAAATGGAATGATGAATCTAAGTTTTCTTTAAAAATAATTCTTTCTATGATTCCAGCTGTTGCTGTTGGTTTACTTTTTGAAGAAGAATTAGAGTCTTTTTTTGGAGGAAAAATTCTATTAGTAGGGGGTATGTTGTTAGTAACTGCTGTACTTTTATTATTAGCAGATAAAGCAAAAAATACAAATAAAGAAGTAACATTTTCTAATTCATTAATAATTGGAATTTCTCAAGCAATTGCAATGTTGCCAGGTATTTCTAGATCTGGAGCAACAATTTCTACCTCTGTTTTATTAGGTATTGATAGAACAAAAGCAGCACGTTTTTCTTTCTTAATGGTTGTTCCATTAATTTTTGGTAAAATAGGTAAAGATTTACTAGGTGGAGATTTAAGTTTTCAATCTTCAGAAATGTTGCCAATTTCAATTGGTTTTGTAGCCGCTTTTTTATCAGGTTTATTAGCTTGTAAATGGATGATTGCATTGGTTAAAAAAAGTAAGTTATCTTACTTCTCATTATACTGTGCTATTGTTGGTTTTGTAGCTATTGGTTACGCTCTTTTAAATTAATTGTAGTCTGATATTTCTGTGAAAGCAGAGATTTCATCATAAAAAGTTTTTCTTCAAAATGATAAAAACAGCAGAAGAGTATAAAAACGGTCAAGTCTTGTTAATAGACAAACCTTTAAATTGGACTTCTTTTCAGGTAGTAAACAAACTTCGTTGGGAAATTAGACAACGCTTTAATATTAAGAAAATTAAAGTTGGTCATGCAGGTACTTTAGATCCGCTTGCTACAGGTTTATTAATTATTTGTACAGGTAAGCAGACAAAAGAAATACATGTTTACCAAGGACAAGAAAAAGAATATACAGGTACATTTACAATCGGAGCAACGACACCGAGTTACGATTTAGAAACAGAAATAGATAAAACCTACTCTACAGATCATATAACAGAAGAGTTACTGCACGAAACTACCAAGCAATTTATTGGTGATATTCAACAAAAACCACCTATTTTTTCGGCAATTAAGAAAGATGGTAAGCGCTTGTATGAGTTAGCTAGAAAGGGTGAAACTACAGAGATTAAAGCAAGAACTGTAAGCATAACAGAGTTTGAAATAACAAAAATAAATTTACCAGAAGTAGAATTTAGAGTGGTTTGTAGTAAAGGAACGTATATTCGTTCTTTAGCGTATGATTTTGGATTGGCTTTAAACTCAGGCGCACATTTATCAGCATTAAGAAGAACTAAAATTGGTGATTTTTCTGTTGTAAATGGAGTTTCAGTAGAGCAATTTATTGAAGATATACAAGAAGACACTCTAGAACCTTAATAGTTAAAATATTTTATATAAAAAACCCAAGCATTTGCTTGGGTTTTTGTTTTATATAGAAGTGTAGAAACTTATTTTTTAGCTAATAAATCTCTAATTTCTGCTAATAAGTCTTCTTGACTTGGTCCTGCAGGAGCTGCTGGAGCTGGTTCTTCTTTCTTTTTAGTTGAGTTAATACCTTTTACAATCATAAACATTACAAAAGCAACAATTATAAAATCGATAACGTTTGTTAAGAAATCTCCGTATAAAACAGCTACTTCACCAACAACTTTTCCAGCGTCATCTACAACACCCTCTTTAGCGATCCATTTCAAATCTTTTAAATCAGTATTAAATATTAATCCAATTAGTGGAGAAACAATTCCTCCTGTAAAAGAAGTTACAACTTGTTTAAAAGCTGCACCCATTACAAAACCTACTGCAATGTCAATAAGGTTTCCCTTCATTGCAAAGTCTTTAAACTCTTTAAGCATTCCCATTTTTTATTATTTTTATTATTTGTTAGAATACAAAAGTAATAAAAATAATCATCACTTTAACATTTTGTTAACACGCTGTGAAATTGCGGTTAAGGTTTCGTAAGGTATGGTTTCAGAAACATCAGCAATATGTTGTATCATTTCTTGATTATTAAAGATGATTACTTCATCACCTTCAGCACAATCAATTTTAGTAATATCTACCATAATCATGTCCATACAAACATTACCAATAATGGGTGCTTTTTGATTATTTATAAGCACATAGCCCTTTTTATTTCCCAATCTTCTAGACAAACCATCTGCATGACCAATTGGTATTGTTGCTGTTTTGCTTTGTCTTTTGGCGGTATAAGCTCTGTTGTAGCCTACTGTTTCTCCTGGTTCTATAATATGAATTTGAGAAATAATAGATTTTAGATTATGTGTATTTTTAAGTTGAGCAGTTTCTTTTTCATCATTACCAAAACCATACAAGCCAATACCAATTCTAACCATATTAAATTGTGCTTTTGGGTAGTTTATTACGCCAGAAGTATTTAGAATATGTAACATTGGTTCGTATCCTAAATGTTTGTAGAATTGTTGTGCAATGTATGCAAAGTTATTTATTTGATTAATGGTAAAGTCTTGTTCCTCTAGATCTTCACTTGCAGCCAAGTGAGAAAATAAAGAAGCTACTTTTACGTGTGTTGTTTCCTTTAAATCAGCAATTATATTAGGAATATCTGTATGCCAAAACCCTAATCTATTTAACCCTGTATTAAACTTTATGTGAACTGGGTAATTCATTAACGGAATTTCATCTGACAGTTTTAAAAAGGCATTAAAAATTTTAAAATTGTATAAACAAGGCTCTAATCTATAATCTACAACAGATTGTAAGTTTTGTGTATGTGGGTGTAAGACTAAAATAGGACTTTCTACACCAGCTTCACGCAAAGCAATTCCTTCATGAACATAAGCTACGGCAAAATAATCTACCTTATCTTCTAAAAATTTAGCAATTTGTGCGGCATCACTACCGTAGGCAAAAGCTTTAACAACCGCTAAAATTTTTGTTTCTGGTTGTAATTTGCCTTTAAAATAATTTAGGTTATGCAATAGAGCATCTCCATCAATTTCTAAAACTGTAACATGGTTATTCATTTATTCCTCAGTTGAATCAACATCTTTTTGTGTTAACATTTTTTGTTTTTGGAGTGCCTTGTAATATGCAGCTCTACTTAAAGGCTCATATTCTTGGGTTTCTCCTAATAGCACTAAATCCTCATTTTGGGTTTTTCTAAAACTGTAATTTGCCAAGTTTCCTGTATGTGTGCATACTGCATGCACTTTGGTAACATATTCTGCAGTTGCCATTAAAGCAGGCATTGGACCAAATGGTTTTCCTTTAAAATCCATATCTAATCCAGCAACAATTACTCGGACACCTCGGTTGGCGAGGTCGTTACAAACGGCAACAATTTCATCGTCAAAAAACTGAGCTTCATCAATACCAACAACATCAACATCAGTGGCTAATAAGCGAATGTTAGATGCAACAGGTACAGGTGTGGAGCGAATTCTATTATCATTATGAGAAACTACTTCTTCTTCATCATAGCGTGTATCAACCGCAGGTTTAAAGATTTCTACGCGTTGTTTTGCAAATTGAGCACGTTTTAGTCTTCTAATCAATTCTTCTGTTTTACCAGAAAACATAGAGCCGCAAACTACTTCAATCCAGCCAAATTGTTCTGAATGATTTACTGTATTTTCGAGAAACATTTTGTAATTTTAGGCGTTAGAATATTAAATTTGATGTTACTTTGAATTTCAACAAATTTAGGAATATTTACGAGGAAAAAATAACTTCAACTTACAACTTATGCACAAAAAATTAGAAGCCGATTTAATGAGTTTAGCACACAGCATTTTGCAATTAAAAAATAAAGAAGATGTGTTTGCTTTAAAAGAAAAATCGAAAGAAATTTATGAGAAATTATCTTTATTAGCTTTTGTAGAGGAATATATAAACACAACACCCAATTTAGAAGTAACAAAAGATGAATTAATTGAAAATGTAGAAAAAGGAATCGCATTAAAAGAAGAACAAGAAGTTGTTTCGGTTGATATTGAGTCGGTTAAAGAAGATATTGAAGAAGAAATAGTAACGCTTTATGAAATAGAAGAAGAGGAAGTAACTTTACCTGTTGAAGACCAAATTGAGGAAGAGCTAATTGAAGAAGAATTAATTGAGGAAGAATTGGCAGAGGAGTTAGTGATAGAAGAAGCAGAAGAAGATGCCGAAGAGGAAATTGAAGAACAGATAGAAGAAGAGATTGAAGAGGAGGTGAAAGAAGAAGTGAAGGTTGTAGTTGAAGAAATTATAGAACAACCTTTTGATGAAATAGAAGATATTATATTTGCAGAACCAGAGACAGTTGAAGTAAAGGAAGAAGTTAAAATTGAAGAAAGTAAGACTTTATCTTTAGAAGAAGAGTTGCAAGACACTATCTCTGTAGATCAAATGGCTACTTTATTTGATATTCCTGTTGCTGCACCAAAATCATTAAATGATAAATTTTCTGCCAATATTCAAATAGGTTTAAATGATAGAATT from Polaribacter sejongensis carries:
- the truB gene encoding tRNA pseudouridine(55) synthase TruB encodes the protein MIKTAEEYKNGQVLLIDKPLNWTSFQVVNKLRWEIRQRFNIKKIKVGHAGTLDPLATGLLIICTGKQTKEIHVYQGQEKEYTGTFTIGATTPSYDLETEIDKTYSTDHITEELLHETTKQFIGDIQQKPPIFSAIKKDGKRLYELARKGETTEIKARTVSITEFEITKINLPEVEFRVVCSKGTYIRSLAYDFGLALNSGAHLSALRRTKIGDFSVVNGVSVEQFIEDIQEDTLEP
- a CDS encoding undecaprenyl-diphosphate phosphatase, producing the protein MDILEAIILGVIQGLTEFLPVSSSGHLELAKVILGDTSVPEESLTFTVVLHFATALSTLVIFRKEVAEIFKGLFQFKWNDESKFSLKIILSMIPAVAVGLLFEEELESFFGGKILLVGGMLLVTAVLLLLADKAKNTNKEVTFSNSLIIGISQAIAMLPGISRSGATISTSVLLGIDRTKAARFSFLMVVPLIFGKIGKDLLGGDLSFQSSEMLPISIGFVAAFLSGLLACKWMIALVKKSKLSYFSLYCAIVGFVAIGYALLN
- a CDS encoding DUF5689 domain-containing protein, whose product is MKKKRIITIVLALITSISFVTCIEDADFKVPESLGNEENEAVSKIIDSISSGTLQLKTIKQLKELYIIGNDPLEIVSDIVVKGYVVSSDKSGNFYKEFYMQDTPENPTAGIRVALNLSNSYNKFNIGREVYIRLKGLYVGETNSGDGNITIGGKISTTDLTEIENVTTNQIPNHIYRTEITEDIIPKLIPFGGINASNIGTFIMLENVFFDAKLLGKSYVDPKEDFDTQRKIKTCLGLGYDELLVETSSFSRFSNETLPEKAGTINAVVSKDYGGDLMVLVLNDTNDVTMIDERCIPLTAEEYSTILLEENFDNESGDIDVLNWINFREEGTKSWRSYTDTYAQSKAARVNSINSGDESTITWLITSGINLDNTSQEFLSFETSNSFGNGSELQVLISTDFNGKENNINTAIWTVLPAKIVSDGENYKNWVHSTYIDLSAFSGIAFIAFKYTGNGNVNFNGTYELDNVIINAKE
- a CDS encoding DUF3098 domain-containing protein, with amino-acid sequence MTNENTEQPVFLFGKRNYTFMIIGLIVIAMGFIFMAGGGSDDPEFFNEEIYNWQRIRLAPTLVIIGLGIEIYAILANPKK
- a CDS encoding thymidine kinase is translated as MFLENTVNHSEQFGWIEVVCGSMFSGKTEELIRRLKRAQFAKQRVEIFKPAVDTRYDEEEVVSHNDNRIRSTPVPVASNIRLLATDVDVVGIDEAQFFDDEIVAVCNDLANRGVRVIVAGLDMDFKGKPFGPMPALMATAEYVTKVHAVCTHTGNLANYSFRKTQNEDLVLLGETQEYEPLSRAAYYKALQKQKMLTQKDVDSTEE
- the mscL gene encoding large conductance mechanosensitive channel protein MscL, whose protein sequence is MLKEFKDFAMKGNLIDIAVGFVMGAAFKQVVTSFTGGIVSPLIGLIFNTDLKDLKWIAKEGVVDDAGKVVGEVAVLYGDFLTNVIDFIIVAFVMFMIVKGINSTKKKEEPAPAAPAGPSQEDLLAEIRDLLAKK
- a CDS encoding cell division protein FtsX, which gives rise to MSSKFDAYQKRRLLSSYLSVVVSIALVLFMVGILGLILLKSTFVANKVKEKVAITLFLKDNVSTKNRNSFKDSLLEEEFTRTIIYTSKEKAAKIYSEEIGEDFLEFLGENPLKNGIDIYLKAAYVTPEKMQELEERFLKNAFVSDVSYDKPLINLLTKNIKRISFWLLVVCGFFGLIAMILINSSIRLSIYSKRFNIKTMQMVGATKGFIRRPFIWQSIKLGILGALLALVALGVIIYYVDQFAPSLHLIKDYVTLGYLVGGVLISAFLITWISTYFATQRFLNLQTDELYY
- a CDS encoding carboxypeptidase-like regulatory domain-containing protein, whose protein sequence is MEKENLEFNLWFMKKNVMVICLLLVSFLEVNGQSVMKGIILGNNSKKPLKGVLVKIRNTSQNQTTDLNGNFIFKNFQNGKAILELTLVGYETQNIPIELSGKTLDLGSIFLFKTVIENQDLSLITLTDDELNDDASSADNISGLLQASKDIFLRTAAYEFSSSFFKIKGLDSGNGKVLINGIEMNKIYDGRAQWGNWGGLNDVLRNQEFRNGLTPSDVTFGGLLGATNMNTRASEQRPGIRISYSSSNRSYQHRMMATYSTGMLKNNWAFTFSGSRRTGTEGFNDATSYNAYAFFTSIEKKLNDKSSINFTGIFTPNKRGKSSPNTQEVFDLKGIKYNDYWGFLNGKKVNSRIKEVSEPILMLNHYWNISEKTAINTNVSYQFGKIGNSRIDYNGGANPSAAYYQNLPSYFLRYDDFEGAYDAENNFVNDGQINWNRVFDANRTNNNVGLQNAYVLYEDRNDDKQFTINTILNTEVNDHISINGKVEYKKLHSHNFASVIDLLGGDTYLDIDPFGSTEEEKQNDLLNPNRIVGEGDEFKYNFNLNSTIISAFTQAQFRYNKLDFYAAIKVSNTAHQREGLYKNGSFSENSLGMSEAQKFMNYGFKTGVTYKITGRHLVDINAAYITTAPTTRNTFSNSRENNNVVLDLQSEKTLSTDVSYVYRSPIITSKVTAYYTSVKDATEISFYFADGVGGDNTAFVQEILSGISKKHMGLELGLEAQVTASLNLKGAAAIGQFTYGNNPNLYLTTEADNESLVAGFVNGFKDFGTTNLKNYKLAAGPQNAYSVGFEYRDPSYWWGGATLNFFSNTFIDISPLNRSQNFYLDDDGLPFLEYDTEIAQGLLKQEKFDSYSVVNLVGGKSFLINGYYISFFATVNNLLNKTYKSGGFEQGRNANYRQLLEDKSLDKPVFGNKYWYGRGATYFMNVSVSF
- the mce gene encoding methylmalonyl-CoA epimerase, whose translation is MDKIEHIGIAVKDLDKSNALYASLFGKPHYKTEEVVSEGVKTSFFQSGPNKIELLEATNPESPIAKFIEKKGEGIHHIAFAVSDIKAEIKRLENEGFIVLNKEPKKGADNKLVAFLHPKSTNGVLIELCQEID
- the alr gene encoding alanine racemase, translating into MNNHVTVLEIDGDALLHNLNYFKGKLQPETKILAVVKAFAYGSDAAQIAKFLEDKVDYFAVAYVHEGIALREAGVESPILVLHPHTQNLQSVVDYRLEPCLYNFKIFNAFLKLSDEIPLMNYPVHIKFNTGLNRLGFWHTDIPNIIADLKETTHVKVASLFSHLAASEDLEEQDFTINQINNFAYIAQQFYKHLGYEPMLHILNTSGVINYPKAQFNMVRIGIGLYGFGNDEKETAQLKNTHNLKSIISQIHIIEPGETVGYNRAYTAKRQSKTATIPIGHADGLSRRLGNKKGYVLINNQKAPIIGNVCMDMIMVDITKIDCAEGDEVIIFNNQEMIQHIADVSETIPYETLTAISQRVNKMLK